A DNA window from Desulfovibrionales bacterium contains the following coding sequences:
- the casB gene encoding type I-E CRISPR-associated protein Cse2/CasB codes for MERIRFHGDEKACDILMAWRKELAKHTAARAELRRAQTPLDVAQVGFYHVLIRRLRKAGYGLNSYNSDKVAVAAALVARIRYHNGNNFFAAQMAKEKFKGTPFISKMRLKRILAAEEHEDVIRELSSAIRIMGDRANITDLADAVVNWNDWTRRDWLYRYHGNTDI; via the coding sequence GTGGAAAGAATAAGATTCCACGGTGACGAGAAGGCTTGTGATATTCTTATGGCATGGCGCAAAGAATTGGCGAAGCACACAGCGGCCCGGGCCGAGCTTAGGCGAGCGCAAACGCCTTTGGATGTTGCACAAGTTGGGTTTTACCATGTCCTAATTCGCAGGCTCAGAAAAGCAGGTTACGGTTTAAATTCATATAACTCAGATAAAGTGGCGGTTGCGGCTGCCCTTGTTGCGCGGATCAGGTATCACAACGGTAATAACTTCTTTGCGGCACAAATGGCAAAAGAAAAATTTAAGGGCACGCCTTTCATATCGAAAATGCGATTGAAGCGTATCCTCGCCGCAGAAGAGCATGAGGACGTAATAAGGGAACTTTCTTCGGCCATTCGGATAATGGGAGACCGTGCAAACATTACTGATCTAGCGGATGCTGTTGTCAATTGGAATGACTGGACACGGCGTGATTGGCTTTATAGATATCATGGTAATACAGACATTTAA
- a CDS encoding 3'-5' exonuclease codes for MQNRQEGFAGMRCVVVDVETTGLSPVNGDRVIEVGAVAIDAGIALAEFHSLVFVRKPIPTLVQQIHGITNEMLVGNPEPEEVFPRFQEFIGNSILVAHNAQFDIRFLQHELGRLGLGLNNRYRCTLEMSRKRYPWLPNHKLETVFRHLFGKTTTEMQAHRALSDARMVARVWLELMKR; via the coding sequence GTGCAAAATAGACAGGAAGGCTTTGCGGGAATGCGTTGTGTTGTGGTGGATGTTGAAACCACCGGTTTGTCCCCGGTAAATGGGGATCGGGTCATAGAAGTCGGGGCGGTGGCTATTGACGCAGGGATCGCTCTTGCCGAATTTCACAGCCTTGTTTTTGTGAGAAAACCTATTCCTACGCTGGTTCAGCAGATACATGGGATAACGAATGAGATGCTGGTCGGCAATCCGGAACCGGAAGAGGTATTTCCACGGTTTCAGGAATTCATCGGAAACAGTATTCTGGTGGCCCACAATGCGCAATTCGACATCAGGTTTCTGCAACATGAACTTGGTCGTTTGGGGCTGGGCCTGAATAACAGATACCGCTGTACGCTGGAAATGAGCAGAAAGCGTTATCCGTGGCTCCCGAATCACAAACTGGAAACAGTATTCCGGCATCTGTTTGGTAAAACGACCACAGAAATGCAGGCACACCGTGCTCTCAGCGATGCCAGAATGGTGGCGCGGGTGTGGTTGGAATTGATGAAAAGATGA
- a CDS encoding type II toxin-antitoxin system PemK/MazF family toxin encodes MKTGEIYWVNLDPTIGSEIQKKRPVIVLNGGHKKHLKLAIVVPLTAWDSQWTNNPLFVPIEPDKNNQLQKISAVDCFQIRAISHQRFAEKIGSIPEEKIHLIKQALSLILDIEPEHCE; translated from the coding sequence TTGAAAACCGGTGAAATTTACTGGGTAAATCTCGATCCGACAATCGGAAGTGAAATCCAAAAAAAGCGCCCTGTAATCGTTCTAAACGGTGGCCATAAAAAGCATCTGAAACTTGCTATTGTAGTACCCTTGACCGCCTGGGACTCCCAATGGACAAATAACCCTCTCTTTGTTCCTATCGAACCTGACAAAAACAACCAGCTGCAAAAAATATCGGCGGTCGACTGCTTTCAAATCAGGGCAATAAGCCATCAACGCTTTGCTGAAAAGATCGGAAGCATCCCGGAAGAAAAAATACACCTCATAAAACAAGCGCTGTCTTTAATCCTCGACATAGAACCGGAACACTGTGAGTAA
- the cas6e gene encoding type I-E CRISPR-associated protein Cas6/Cse3/CasE → MIFSRIMLKDGINPVERVWSHVSTEDYALHQTVWDLLATNGGGRDFLFRTEKIRGNPVIYTVSHKRPFAPDNSPWYVDAKPYNPAIVNGERLIFSVRVSACKKRYEENGKLKKTDIVIAKKKKLRDERAPIEMPSNQEIAHMAASEWMKRQGEHNGFELIDFQVTQHEWHEFRKTNKAGTFDIAFSSLDLDGTLLVTSPEGFKKVLFQGIGSAKAFGCGLMLVRRV, encoded by the coding sequence ATGATCTTTAGCAGAATTATGCTTAAAGATGGCATTAATCCAGTAGAACGTGTATGGTCTCACGTAAGCACCGAGGATTATGCCCTTCATCAAACTGTCTGGGATTTATTAGCAACTAACGGAGGTGGACGAGATTTTCTATTTCGTACGGAAAAGATCAGGGGAAATCCGGTTATCTATACAGTATCGCACAAACGACCATTTGCCCCTGATAATTCACCATGGTATGTGGATGCTAAGCCATATAATCCGGCGATTGTAAATGGCGAACGACTCATATTTTCTGTACGAGTCTCAGCTTGCAAAAAAAGATACGAAGAAAACGGAAAACTAAAAAAGACAGACATCGTGATTGCAAAAAAGAAGAAATTGCGCGATGAACGGGCCCCGATTGAAATGCCTTCAAATCAGGAAATAGCACATATGGCAGCTTCGGAATGGATGAAACGTCAAGGCGAACATAATGGGTTTGAATTAATTGACTTCCAAGTGACCCAGCATGAGTGGCATGAGTTCAGGAAGACAAATAAAGCTGGCACATTTGATATCGCTTTTTCCTCGCTGGATTTAGATGGAACACTTCTTGTGACGTCGCCTGAAGGCTTCAAGAAAGTTTTATTTCAAGGGATAGGTTCTGCCAAAGCCTTCGGCTGCGGTCTCATGCTGGTGAGGCGGGTGTGA
- the cas5e gene encoding type I-E CRISPR-associated protein Cas5/CasD: MEFLAFRLFGPMASWGDTTLTRRRPTLHAPTKSAIAGLIGAALGLRRSEPEGFWSEFATSFGMAIKVDHAAEQPLGDYHTVFTYKQNEESLCATRHEEIKRIRQALKEKKDDWKNSLILTSRYYLLDFLATVVIWRKNESFPTFQTVTEKLTCPRFPLYLGRKSCPVGLPLEPQTVPCNTLSEAFLTAETRFKQFDSIKPLQDRKESVVYWEEGISLGNPLAGMPIMTRTHNDLPVSRTSWTFSSRMVKYAAWPKEALP; the protein is encoded by the coding sequence ATGGAATTCTTAGCCTTCAGACTATTCGGCCCGATGGCATCTTGGGGTGATACAACCCTTACGAGGCGGCGGCCAACTCTCCATGCCCCTACAAAATCAGCAATCGCCGGTCTCATTGGAGCTGCGCTTGGCCTGAGAAGAAGTGAACCGGAAGGCTTCTGGAGTGAATTTGCCACATCATTCGGCATGGCTATTAAAGTTGATCATGCGGCAGAACAACCCCTCGGTGATTATCATACAGTGTTCACTTATAAGCAAAATGAGGAGTCGTTGTGTGCCACACGCCATGAGGAAATAAAACGAATAAGGCAAGCGCTTAAGGAGAAAAAAGACGACTGGAAAAACTCCCTTATCTTAACGAGTCGCTATTACCTTCTTGATTTTCTCGCTACAGTCGTTATCTGGCGAAAAAATGAAAGCTTCCCGACATTTCAAACAGTCACAGAAAAGTTGACATGCCCAAGGTTTCCGCTATATCTCGGGAGAAAATCTTGCCCTGTAGGATTGCCGCTCGAACCTCAGACAGTGCCATGCAATACGCTCTCGGAAGCTTTTCTCACTGCCGAGACGCGATTTAAGCAATTTGACAGCATCAAACCATTACAGGACCGAAAAGAGTCTGTTGTTTATTGGGAAGAAGGTATTTCACTAGGAAACCCTCTTGCAGGTATGCCGATCATGACGAGAACGCATAATGACTTGCCAGTGTCGCGAACATCGTGGACTTTTTCATCGCGCATGGTCAAATATGCTGCATGGCCAAAGGAGGCGTTGCCATGA
- a CDS encoding GxxExxY protein, with translation MTENELSKIILDAAFKIHRALGPGLLESAYEACLVYELKNTGLKVENQCLLPVSYEGVQVDAGYRIDILVEDKIILELKSVDQIAPIHEAQLLTYLKLSGCKLGFLLNFNVTLLKDGIKRMVNGL, from the coding sequence ATGACTGAAAATGAACTGAGCAAGATCATTTTGGATGCAGCTTTCAAGATCCACCGGGCACTTGGTCCAGGCCTGCTCGAGAGTGCGTATGAAGCATGCCTGGTGTATGAGCTTAAGAACACAGGTCTGAAGGTAGAGAATCAGTGCTTACTCCCGGTTTCATATGAAGGCGTCCAGGTAGATGCCGGTTACCGGATTGACATCCTGGTGGAGGACAAGATCATTCTGGAATTGAAGTCTGTAGATCAGATCGCTCCCATTCATGAGGCTCAACTCCTAACCTATCTCAAGTTGAGCGGGTGCAAGTTGGGATTCTTACTTAACTTCAATGTCACGCTTTTGAAAGACGGGATAAAGAGGATGGTCAACGGACTGTAG
- the cas7e gene encoding type I-E CRISPR-associated protein Cas7/Cse4/CasC has protein sequence MKLEKQNTFLQLHILTAYPPSNLNRDESGMPKTAKFGSVNRGRISSQCNKYWYRNGDVFGSLVKGLHTRKYVSAIFAPCLEEHEVPEAEIRLWSTDVFKMLGGKVDEDASDPKSENLDETEPEIDDGKWAKFSHNQVIVIKAGEVKALEKIAADIATYVKKKEHPAYIDEIEKLRKDVASKKEKEEKADKGNKKRQSQAQKNPVADKLAEQMEIYAKDYAPSIDISLFGRMSASRPDWNVEAACQVAHSFTVHPIVNEVDYFTAVDDINKRGAALVSSAGFNSGVYYLYVCLDTKTLLENLKDRKLAKDVVDALVYSLVSVSPGGKQNSHASRALASFVLAEKGPIQPRSLAAAFLKPIRSEDVVNDSIEALKKVKTDFDSAYSFAKPDEKTGEYIFDIHKRVGSCEKLAEFCRDLPELNKE, from the coding sequence ATGAAACTAGAAAAACAAAATACGTTTCTGCAGCTTCACATTCTTACGGCCTATCCACCGTCGAACTTGAATCGTGATGAGTCAGGGATGCCGAAAACTGCGAAATTTGGCAGTGTCAATCGTGGAAGAATATCGTCACAGTGCAATAAATACTGGTATCGAAATGGTGATGTATTTGGAAGTCTAGTAAAGGGTCTGCACACGAGGAAATATGTTTCCGCAATATTTGCGCCATGCTTGGAGGAACATGAAGTTCCAGAAGCGGAAATTAGGCTTTGGTCTACGGATGTATTTAAGATGCTTGGCGGCAAGGTAGACGAAGACGCATCCGATCCAAAAAGCGAGAATCTCGATGAAACGGAGCCAGAAATAGACGATGGCAAATGGGCTAAATTTTCGCACAACCAGGTGATTGTTATCAAGGCTGGTGAAGTCAAAGCGCTTGAGAAAATTGCTGCGGACATCGCCACCTATGTGAAAAAGAAAGAGCATCCTGCTTATATCGACGAAATCGAGAAATTGCGCAAGGATGTAGCATCAAAAAAAGAAAAGGAAGAAAAAGCTGACAAGGGCAACAAGAAAAGACAAAGCCAAGCCCAAAAAAATCCTGTTGCAGATAAGTTGGCTGAACAAATGGAGATCTACGCAAAGGATTATGCTCCTTCCATTGATATTTCACTTTTCGGTCGTATGTCGGCATCACGCCCTGATTGGAATGTGGAAGCAGCATGTCAGGTTGCCCATAGTTTCACAGTGCATCCTATTGTCAATGAAGTCGATTATTTTACGGCTGTTGACGACATTAACAAAAGAGGCGCAGCGCTTGTTAGTTCCGCTGGTTTCAATTCCGGCGTTTATTATCTGTACGTATGCCTCGACACGAAAACGCTTTTAGAAAATTTGAAGGACCGTAAACTTGCAAAAGATGTTGTAGATGCCCTTGTTTACTCTTTGGTCTCTGTTTCACCAGGGGGAAAGCAAAATTCACACGCATCACGGGCTCTTGCATCTTTTGTACTTGCCGAAAAAGGGCCGATTCAACCCCGTTCTCTTGCCGCGGCATTCCTGAAACCGATCCGAAGTGAGGATGTCGTTAATGATTCGATAGAAGCACTAAAAAAGGTTAAGACCGATTTCGATTCAGCTTACTCATTCGCCAAACCCGATGAGAAAACAGGTGAATACATTTTCGATATTCACAAACGAGTCGGTTCATGTGAAAAACTGGCTGAATTTTGCCGCGACCTTCCCGAATTGAATAAAGAGTGA
- a CDS encoding crotonobetainyl-CoA--carnitine CoA-transferase, with the protein MLKPTKVQIDPKDYEFIKKAYRRLRYKSLSDYMRKAVAARVQEDRKKFRELKRKEAMEMLDATTYRNVFESIEGDDFENR; encoded by the coding sequence ATGCTGAAACCAACCAAGGTTCAAATTGATCCCAAAGACTATGAGTTTATTAAGAAGGCATATAGGCGGCTTCGTTACAAAAGTCTGAGCGACTATATGAGAAAAGCGGTGGCAGCCAGAGTGCAGGAAGATCGCAAGAAGTTTCGGGAACTGAAGAGAAAAGAGGCTATGGAAATGTTGGATGCCACGACATACCGCAACGTCTTCGAGTCAATAGAAGGAGACGATTTTGAAAACCGGTGA
- the cas2e gene encoding type I-E CRISPR-associated endoribonuclease Cas2e — protein MLVIVVENAPPRLRGRLAIWLLEVRAGVYVGKVSRRVREMIWDTIGKGIEDGNAVMVWSTNTESGFDFLTLGQNRRIPVEMDGIKLVSFLPENDDQGIVET, from the coding sequence ATGCTGGTCATCGTGGTTGAAAATGCGCCGCCCCGTCTGCGGGGCCGATTAGCAATATGGCTTCTGGAAGTCAGAGCAGGCGTCTATGTGGGGAAGGTGTCAAGGCGGGTGCGAGAAATGATTTGGGATACTATTGGAAAAGGAATTGAAGACGGCAATGCAGTCATGGTCTGGAGCACGAATACCGAATCCGGTTTTGACTTTTTGACCCTGGGCCAGAACCGCCGGATTCCTGTAGAAATGGACGGCATTAAACTTGTTTCCTTTCTGCCGGAGAATGATGACCAAGGCATAGTTGAAACATGA
- the cas3 gene encoding CRISPR-associated helicase Cas3' has product MKEAELKSYYRYWGKADPNYPSEPKWHPLVYHCLDVAAVARTYLKMHSNLLSSLSAILRATPDDILDVVSFFASFHDIGKLSVPFQESISIQKPCDDNREGERSFIGHVLPGWRIWNELPSMQQLRDKIDLSYRFDAWCFASLAHHGHPPRQDGTSVMLRQCFPPDRCDELELLIDDLAKIFLNGQMPVIGSEVKADYNHASWIIAGLIIISDWIGSNPTWFRYADLPTNSKPVDTLKMYWEKKALPNAKKALSECGLKPIGVSSKTGMRRLFPTIKQPTELQTLAQTVEIDATPTLFIIEDATGTGKTEAAIVIAHRLMMAGRGDGIYFALPTMATSNRMYERIRKVYRKFYRGGRPSIVLAHSAGATALALERYIATGQDHEEDSVTECSAWIADSRKKALLAHVGVGTIDQALMGALRVKHQSMRLLGLSRKVLVIDEIHACEPYVLEILQELLAYHAAQGGSAILLSATIPTGLRMKLVNAFAKGRGNDVVTLKEGSFPLITQYDENIKPPLPIPLPNDAEMDKRPSYRPVKVITIHSLDQAIQVIKQSVSNGKCVCWVRNTVIDAYEAYEKCLEFKPILFHARFTLGDRLRIGMEVETLFGIKTSTKKRRGKLVIATQVIEQSLDVDFDVMITDLSPIDSVIQRSGRLHRHRIRDERILYVLMPDPDKVDRRDWYSFMFPRTAHYVYRHWGQLWLTARWLVDHGSFRMPFDAREMIEFVYRGDTEIPKPLLSSETRSIGDDAADAQMGRLKALDFDEGYSPEGWKTWLDDESAPTRLGAPTSTVVLCKRDKSGKICPLHNIGKHGWDASSLTIRSALIYEENSAEKEEIAATKTVRKKRVFVVLSQNGEWWVGRAVNKKEKVVKIEYSHSKGLQVTEQ; this is encoded by the coding sequence ATGAAAGAAGCGGAACTCAAAAGCTACTATCGGTATTGGGGGAAGGCTGACCCGAACTATCCTAGCGAGCCGAAATGGCATCCGCTGGTGTACCATTGTCTGGATGTTGCGGCGGTGGCGCGAACTTATCTCAAAATGCATAGCAATCTCTTGTCTTCGTTAAGCGCTATTTTGCGAGCAACCCCTGATGACATTCTTGATGTCGTTTCATTTTTTGCATCTTTTCATGATATAGGAAAACTAAGCGTGCCCTTTCAAGAGTCCATATCCATACAAAAGCCCTGTGATGATAACCGGGAGGGGGAAAGATCATTTATCGGACACGTGTTGCCGGGGTGGCGTATCTGGAACGAACTGCCTTCGATGCAGCAGCTTCGTGACAAAATTGACTTGAGCTACAGGTTTGATGCTTGGTGTTTTGCATCTCTTGCCCATCATGGTCATCCGCCTCGGCAGGATGGAACTTCTGTCATGTTACGACAATGTTTCCCACCTGATAGATGTGACGAGCTAGAGCTATTAATCGACGATCTTGCAAAAATCTTCCTAAACGGCCAAATGCCTGTCATAGGGAGTGAAGTAAAGGCCGACTATAATCACGCATCATGGATCATAGCTGGGCTTATAATAATATCCGACTGGATAGGCTCAAATCCTACTTGGTTTCGATATGCAGATCTACCAACCAACAGTAAGCCCGTTGATACGTTGAAGATGTACTGGGAGAAAAAAGCTCTGCCAAATGCTAAAAAAGCCCTCAGTGAATGCGGATTGAAACCCATTGGAGTATCTTCGAAAACAGGCATGAGACGCCTTTTCCCAACTATTAAACAGCCTACAGAATTGCAAACACTGGCACAAACAGTTGAAATCGATGCCACGCCGACTCTTTTTATTATTGAAGATGCTACGGGGACAGGTAAAACCGAGGCCGCGATTGTGATAGCGCATCGTCTGATGATGGCTGGACGAGGAGATGGAATATATTTCGCCCTTCCTACCATGGCGACGTCAAATAGAATGTATGAGCGAATACGCAAAGTTTACCGAAAATTTTATAGAGGCGGTAGGCCCAGTATTGTGCTTGCTCATAGTGCGGGAGCGACAGCACTTGCTTTGGAACGTTATATTGCCACCGGACAAGACCATGAGGAGGATTCGGTTACCGAATGCAGTGCATGGATAGCCGATAGTCGTAAAAAAGCACTTCTGGCGCATGTGGGGGTAGGGACGATAGACCAAGCCCTTATGGGTGCGCTCAGAGTCAAACACCAGTCTATGAGGCTCCTTGGGCTTTCGAGAAAAGTTCTTGTGATCGATGAGATACATGCGTGTGAACCTTACGTTCTGGAGATACTTCAGGAGTTGCTGGCTTACCACGCTGCACAAGGGGGGAGCGCAATACTTCTATCGGCGACGATTCCCACAGGGCTGCGAATGAAACTTGTAAATGCCTTTGCAAAGGGAAGAGGTAATGATGTTGTAACCTTAAAAGAGGGTTCGTTTCCTCTTATCACGCAGTATGATGAAAATATAAAGCCACCGTTGCCAATTCCATTGCCAAACGATGCTGAAATGGACAAACGGCCTTCTTACCGGCCAGTCAAAGTTATAACGATTCACAGTCTCGATCAAGCCATACAAGTTATCAAGCAGTCTGTATCAAATGGCAAATGTGTTTGTTGGGTTCGAAATACAGTAATTGATGCCTATGAAGCCTATGAGAAATGTCTTGAGTTTAAGCCCATCCTATTTCATGCCAGATTCACCCTCGGGGACCGGCTACGGATTGGGATGGAAGTGGAAACTTTGTTCGGAATCAAAACATCAACTAAAAAGCGGAGAGGGAAGCTTGTGATTGCAACACAAGTCATTGAACAGTCACTTGACGTTGATTTTGATGTTATGATTACAGACCTTTCTCCCATCGATTCAGTTATTCAGCGTTCGGGCAGACTCCATCGCCATCGTATCAGAGATGAGCGCATTCTCTATGTTCTTATGCCCGATCCTGATAAGGTTGACAGACGTGACTGGTACTCATTCATGTTCCCGAGGACTGCCCACTATGTCTATCGTCACTGGGGGCAACTGTGGTTAACCGCACGCTGGCTTGTGGATCATGGAAGCTTTCGGATGCCATTTGATGCTCGTGAAATGATCGAGTTTGTTTATAGAGGTGATACTGAAATACCGAAACCGCTGTTATCATCGGAAACCCGGAGCATCGGCGACGATGCCGCAGATGCGCAAATGGGAAGGTTGAAAGCCCTTGACTTCGATGAGGGCTATTCGCCGGAAGGATGGAAAACATGGCTTGATGATGAGAGCGCACCGACAAGACTTGGCGCACCTACATCTACCGTTGTTCTGTGCAAAAGGGATAAAAGCGGGAAAATTTGTCCTTTGCATAACATTGGAAAGCACGGATGGGATGCGTCCAGCCTTACGATAAGGAGCGCCCTTATCTACGAGGAAAATTCCGCCGAGAAGGAAGAGATTGCAGCTACCAAGACTGTAAGGAAAAAACGAGTGTTTGTTGTTCTGTCGCAAAACGGAGAGTGGTGGGTCGGCCGGGCAGTAAATAAGAAGGAGAAAGTGGTCAAAATCGAGTATAGTCATAGCAAAGGATTGCAGGTTACCGAACAATGA
- the casA gene encoding type I-E CRISPR-associated protein Cse1/CasA → MNILLSDWLPVYLKDGRRVKIAPYELAKNPRSNPAVSLAFNRPDLDATVVEMLIGMLQTFYCPDERVKGMDWSYVYNNPDSDKLHAAFEPFAPYFNLLGDGIRFMQDRSIRDETNEKELDPGELLIDIDANRSHFRKQRMESLCLSCMTAVLYTLQVRAYSGGSGHRQNIRAANAFTTIVKGETLWETCWLNVMGKSTVEKYGNAKKSMPEDIFPWALTSTERVELKSEDVSLLHCYWQMPRRVFLKSTNKGNCMLCHGEDTCVTKVVSSPRGVHYYGIDSKGRKQTGENWFHPLSPVKINDEKPFYKLFDHSEYGARYKHWLALTRAEPAPCIIAAKQRNKAEKLWAFGYVCSSKMALFWDDGEFSIISLPTGDKLAEKDAEHVVHQLVDIATKAAEHLQKYAGKAIALIAKGEKGRKVKLPVIDKEPFSTRFWQVSEQDFYLHVKRLLDVVSGDISLEEVLLSWSKQVKFHAINVFDSFAEFDAFNSGTMSIVAEHRAILIKSLSNLYKTRKEDKSGKNKIPR, encoded by the coding sequence GTGAATATCCTTTTGAGTGATTGGTTGCCGGTTTATCTGAAGGACGGGCGGAGAGTGAAGATTGCGCCGTATGAGTTAGCGAAGAACCCCCGGAGCAACCCGGCGGTCTCCCTTGCTTTTAACCGCCCGGACCTTGATGCAACCGTTGTAGAAATGCTTATCGGGATGCTACAAACATTCTATTGCCCGGATGAGCGTGTCAAAGGTATGGACTGGTCGTATGTTTACAATAATCCTGATTCTGATAAACTGCATGCTGCCTTTGAACCCTTTGCGCCATATTTCAATCTGCTTGGTGACGGTATCAGATTTATGCAAGATCGTTCAATTCGTGATGAAACAAATGAGAAAGAACTCGATCCTGGCGAACTTCTCATCGATATTGACGCTAACCGGTCTCATTTCAGAAAACAACGAATGGAATCCCTCTGTCTTTCATGTATGACCGCTGTGCTTTACACGTTGCAAGTAAGAGCCTATTCCGGGGGAAGCGGTCACAGACAAAATATACGCGCTGCCAATGCATTTACAACTATTGTGAAGGGGGAAACATTGTGGGAAACTTGTTGGCTCAACGTTATGGGGAAGAGTACAGTCGAAAAGTATGGAAACGCCAAGAAAAGCATGCCTGAAGATATATTCCCTTGGGCTCTAACATCAACGGAGCGGGTCGAATTAAAATCAGAAGATGTGTCACTTCTCCATTGCTACTGGCAAATGCCTCGGAGGGTTTTTCTAAAGAGCACTAATAAGGGTAACTGTATGCTTTGTCATGGCGAGGACACATGTGTGACAAAGGTAGTTTCAAGCCCAAGAGGTGTGCACTATTACGGTATCGATTCAAAGGGCAGAAAACAGACCGGCGAGAATTGGTTTCATCCATTGTCACCAGTAAAGATAAATGATGAGAAACCATTTTACAAGTTATTTGACCACAGCGAATATGGTGCGCGCTACAAGCATTGGCTTGCATTGACGCGGGCAGAACCTGCACCCTGCATAATTGCTGCGAAGCAAAGAAATAAAGCAGAAAAACTATGGGCGTTCGGATATGTTTGTAGCTCAAAAATGGCTCTTTTTTGGGACGATGGAGAGTTTTCTATTATTTCTCTCCCCACTGGAGATAAATTAGCAGAAAAAGATGCAGAGCATGTGGTACATCAATTGGTGGACATAGCTACGAAGGCTGCAGAACATTTGCAAAAGTACGCAGGTAAGGCGATAGCATTGATTGCTAAAGGCGAGAAAGGGAGAAAGGTGAAGTTGCCCGTAATTGATAAAGAGCCGTTTTCTACTCGCTTCTGGCAGGTTTCAGAGCAAGATTTCTATTTGCATGTAAAAAGATTGCTGGATGTTGTCTCTGGCGATATAAGCCTGGAAGAAGTATTGCTGAGTTGGAGCAAACAAGTAAAATTCCATGCCATCAATGTATTCGATTCGTTCGCTGAGTTTGATGCCTTTAATTCAGGAACGATGAGTATTGTCGCAGAGCATAGAGCTATTCTAATAAAATCATTAAGTAATCTCTATAAGACGAGGAAGGAGGACAAAAGTGGAAAGAATAAGATTCCACGGTGA
- the cas1e gene encoding type I-E CRISPR-associated endonuclease Cas1e: protein MTEPILPPLKPVPMKDRVSVLFVEKGNLDVLDGAFVVVDKNGVRTHVPVGGVACLMLEPGTRVSHAAVTLASRVGCLLVWIGDGGVRLYASGQPGGARADRLLYQAKVALDDDARLKVVRKMYAMRFKEAPPERRSVEQLRGIEGVRVRKMYELLARQYRVEWKSRNYDYTQWESGDVPNRCLSSATACLYGICEAAILAAGYAPAVGFIHTGKPQSFVYDIGDIFKFETVVPVAFRIAARKPYDPEREVRLACRDAFRQTRLLHRIIPTIEEVLAAGGLSMPKPPEESIAPAIPNKEGIGDAGHRG, encoded by the coding sequence ATGACCGAACCCATCCTCCCTCCCCTCAAACCTGTCCCTATGAAGGACCGCGTCTCGGTCCTGTTCGTGGAGAAGGGAAATCTCGACGTGTTGGACGGGGCGTTTGTGGTGGTGGACAAAAACGGGGTACGCACGCATGTCCCTGTGGGCGGAGTGGCGTGTCTCATGTTGGAACCGGGAACGCGTGTCTCCCATGCCGCTGTTACCCTGGCTTCACGGGTCGGGTGCCTCCTCGTCTGGATCGGCGACGGCGGGGTGCGGCTCTATGCCTCCGGACAGCCGGGAGGCGCGAGAGCAGACCGGCTTCTCTACCAGGCAAAGGTGGCGCTGGATGACGATGCGCGTCTGAAAGTTGTCCGCAAGATGTACGCCATGCGATTTAAAGAAGCCCCGCCGGAGCGGCGGAGCGTTGAACAGTTACGTGGCATCGAAGGGGTAAGGGTACGTAAGATGTACGAGCTTCTGGCCCGCCAATACAGAGTGGAATGGAAAAGCCGTAACTATGACTACACCCAATGGGAGAGCGGGGACGTCCCCAATCGCTGCCTCAGTTCTGCCACGGCCTGCCTTTACGGAATCTGCGAGGCCGCTATCCTGGCCGCAGGATACGCCCCCGCCGTCGGCTTTATTCATACGGGCAAACCGCAGTCGTTTGTCTATGACATTGGGGACATCTTCAAATTTGAAACCGTTGTGCCGGTTGCTTTCCGCATTGCAGCCAGAAAGCCTTACGATCCTGAACGGGAAGTCCGTCTGGCATGCAGGGACGCCTTTCGTCAGACCAGGTTGCTTCACCGCATTATCCCGACGATAGAAGAGGTGTTGGCGGCAGGCGGACTGTCAATGCCAAAGCCGCCTGAAGAATCCATAGCGCCGGCAATCCCCAACAAGGAAGGTATAGGCGATGCTGGTCATCGTGGTTGA